A single Leptospira kirschneri serovar Cynopteri str. 3522 CT DNA region contains:
- a CDS encoding flippase, protein MILLNRLYSRYPNLKDILHNSGWLFFDKIFRMGMGMFLGVWIARYLGPDSYGKLNYVIAYIALIGSFTNLGLDGVVVRELIKEKTQKQEIISTSFLLQLIAGVFAYGGAILLIPILRPDESDLFWMVFLVGLTLIFRAVGVIKYWYEAQVLSKYFVWLENGLFFVFSGIRILLILNSFGVFAFIWVGLIESFISLFGYSLLYKYHNGSLSVLHANWRRARTLLRDSWMLLLSGLAVIVYMRIDQIMIGQMMGDEAVGVYTAAVKISEVWYFIPMTIASSIFPAILKAKEFSQKLYLERLSLLHSFMFLLALIIAIPMTFLSDPIIRMFFGEKFSEAGAVLAIHIWAGIFVFLGVASSRYYLTENLPKGELYKSISGCLTNIILNYFLIPYYGIKGAAIATVISQFVASTLFNLLFKRTREIFFIQLESIFFWRMFSRLNQLRNRLLKDG, encoded by the coding sequence GTGATTTTACTTAATAGACTTTACTCCCGTTATCCAAATTTGAAAGACATACTGCATAACAGCGGTTGGCTTTTTTTTGATAAAATTTTCAGAATGGGTATGGGAATGTTTTTAGGAGTTTGGATCGCTCGTTATCTAGGTCCTGATAGTTATGGAAAGTTAAATTATGTAATCGCCTATATTGCGTTAATCGGCAGTTTTACGAACTTAGGATTAGACGGTGTTGTTGTTAGGGAACTGATCAAAGAAAAAACTCAAAAACAAGAAATTATTTCTACTTCTTTTTTGTTACAATTGATCGCCGGAGTATTTGCATACGGAGGAGCGATTTTACTCATTCCAATTCTTAGACCAGATGAATCGGATCTATTTTGGATGGTATTTCTAGTCGGGTTGACTCTCATTTTCCGCGCGGTCGGAGTAATAAAATATTGGTATGAGGCTCAAGTTTTATCCAAATATTTTGTATGGCTTGAAAACGGATTGTTTTTCGTATTTTCGGGAATACGGATATTGTTGATTTTAAATAGTTTTGGTGTGTTCGCGTTTATATGGGTCGGATTGATCGAATCGTTTATTAGTTTATTCGGTTATTCTTTATTATATAAATATCATAATGGATCTTTGTCTGTGCTCCACGCAAATTGGAGAAGGGCGCGAACGTTATTGAGAGATAGTTGGATGTTGTTACTTTCGGGATTGGCTGTAATCGTGTATATGCGGATCGATCAAATTATGATAGGTCAGATGATGGGGGACGAAGCAGTTGGAGTATATACGGCGGCTGTCAAAATCAGCGAAGTCTGGTATTTTATTCCAATGACGATTGCATCATCGATATTTCCCGCCATATTAAAAGCAAAAGAATTTAGTCAAAAATTATATTTGGAAAGATTAAGCCTTCTACATTCTTTTATGTTTTTACTAGCTTTGATCATAGCGATACCGATGACGTTTTTGTCTGATCCGATCATTCGAATGTTTTTTGGAGAAAAATTTTCAGAAGCGGGTGCCGTATTGGCCATTCATATTTGGGCTGGAATTTTTGTTTTTTTAGGAGTGGCTAGTAGCCGTTATTATCTAACTGAAAATTTACCAAAAGGGGAATTGTATAAAAGTATATCCGGATGTTTGACGAACATAATTCTAAATTATTTTTTGATTCCATACTACGGAATTAAAGGGGCCGCCATAGCTACAGTCATTTCTCAATTTGTAGCGAGCACTTTATTCAATCTATTGTTCAAACGTACTCGCGAAATATTTTTTATACAATTAGAATCGATCTTTTTTTGGAGAATGTTCAGCCGTTTAAATCAAC